The Primulina huaijiensis isolate GDHJ02 chromosome 12, ASM1229523v2, whole genome shotgun sequence genome has a window encoding:
- the LOC140989329 gene encoding uncharacterized protein — translation MCGRNLYGSLVTLLSKSGVGWNDTEKTIEASNDIWDALIKADNNARSMRHKRWTYYHDWCEIFGNDRATGEKAEHFTAAVQEVLTMTPEMPNDTCMNMDALFSVHEGADESISVSVTPFSRPTSAAKAKGKKRKHVDAADDAIVEAINNFATITKDTMNDLIKQLATQKEVADDKMRDAQDNVLKVMETIPELTEDEKVMVIEELVENHAKLSLSLRLGHGGRLSLARRLLRGG, via the exons ATGTGTGGAAGAAATTTGTACGGATCTTTGGTGACGTTACTAAGTAAAAGTGGAGTAGGATGGAACGACACAGAGAAGACCATTGAAGCTTCAAACGACATATGGGATGCACTAATAAAG GCAGACAACAACGCACGGTCAATGAGACACAAAAGGTGGACGTATTACCATGATTGGTGCGAAATCTTTGGTAATGATCGGGCAACCGGAGAGAAAGCTGAACATTTTACTGCCGCAGTTCAAGAGGTTCTTACAATGACACCTGAAATGCCTAACGATACATGTATGAATATGGACGCATTGTTTTCTGTTCATGAGGGAGCTGATGAGTCAATCTCTGTATCTGTCACACCGTTCTCGCGCCCGACATCTGCGGCGAAAGCAAAGGGTAAGAAACGGAAACATGTAGACGCTGCTGACGATGCGATTGTAGAAGCCATAAATAATTTCGCCACCATCACCAAAGACACAATGAATGACCTTATCAAACAATTAGCAACACAAAAAGAAGTAGCTGATGATAAGATGCGCGATGCCCAAGACAATGTGTTAAAGGTCATGGAAACAATTCCGGAGTTGACCGAGGACGAGAAAGTTATGGTTATCGAAGAATTGGTGGAGAACCATGCGAAGTTATCACTGTCCTTGCGCCTGGGTCATGGAGGAAGATTGAGCTTAGCGAGACGGTTACTAAGAGGAGGTTGA
- the LOC140989452 gene encoding uncharacterized protein, whose product MVGRKGSRRATSASSHPERGPEQSHVETRHEQPRLEMRQEQPHQETRTGQPLHETRVEQTRPNENVGNLTLEQLGKFITRTVDEAMKKNQESVFVEEQAVGQEREENVEVHQSRVDETQPLPTGEISEMGEMWKEIRRLREQVGSRALVPKRGSPFSLAFLEERLPPNFRQSNVGEYDGHTDPEEHLGRFENAALLHQYSDGVRCRVFLGTLVRSAQQWFNTLQPNSIQSFEDFSTAFLHRFASSKRHQKNYLSLFVMKQQEAEILREFVQRFNSAALEILAATPNIMISAFTQGLRGGEFFNSLIKKPLSSYDDLLARAEKYVNLEDAQWYRRMENRPGGSRVEGAEKGGMKRGAGEREEDRTRSRGQFSTHVPLNGSRDKVMEVRESGEREEKSQRVESSARPPPRGREEGSSSGSELRSRPCSRRGRCPPWIHQRIEEPRREGRGQDVPREPAEPRRGTNEDNHPTRGMIHMISGGAIDGDSGRARKAHGRRLENFEISRSADSPQDPVISFGPDDLRGIVAPHNDALMVTATVVNYDVARIFIDNGSSVNILFKSTLDQMKVEGFEFEPISTPLYGFAGHVIPPLGQIVLPLSLGHEPRRVTKMTTFTVVDTPSAYNGILGRPALKYFRVVASTYHQKLKFHVGKGVGVLCGDQKVGRRCYEGVVREEGKRARVEVNMIMKRKSE is encoded by the coding sequence ATGGTAGGCAGGAAAGGAAGTAGAAGAGctacctcagcatcatcgcATCCTGAGAGGGGACCTGAGCAATCTCATGTTGAGACAAGACATGAACAACCGCGTCTTGAGATGAGACAGGAACAACCTCATCAAGAGACAAGAACCGGGCAGCCCCttcacgagacaagggtcgagcAAACCCGCCCCAATGAGaacgtggggaacttgaccctggagCAGTTGGGCAAATTTATCACCCggacagtggatgaggccatgaaaaAGAATCAAGAGTCTGTGTTTGTAGAGGAACAAGCCGTCGGTCAGGAGCGTGAGGAAAATGTTGAAGTCCACCAGAGCAGGGTGGATGAGACGCAACCCCTCCCAACTGGAgagattagtgagatggggGAGATGTGGAAGGAGATACGTAGGTTGAGGGAGCAGGTAGGAAGCAGGGCGTTGGTACCCAAGAGAGGAAGTCCTTTTTCACTAGCCTTCTTGGAGGAAAGGCTTCCTCCGAATTTCCGACAATCTAACGTTGGTGAGTATGACGGACATACTGAccccgaggaacacttggggagatTTGAGAATGCGGCTTTGTTGCATCAATATTCAGATGGAGTCAGgtgcagggtgtttctgggcacattggtgaggtcagcccaacAATGGTTTAATACTCTACAGCCCAACTCCATACAATCTTTCGAGGATTTCTCTACAGCTTTCTTGCACCGATTTGCCAGCAGCAAGAGGCACCAGAAAAACTATTTGAGTCTGTTTGTGATGAAACAACAAGAGGCTGAAATTTTGCGAGAATTTGTCCAGCGTTTCAATAGTGCAGCACTGGAAATACTAGCGGCTACCCCtaacatcatgataagtgcctttacccAAGGGCTGAGAGGGGGAGAATTCTTCAACTCGCTGATCAAGAAACCTCTGTCGAGCTATGATGACTTGTTAGCTCGGgcggaaaaatatgtaaactTGGAAGATGCCCAATGGTATAGAAGGATGGAAAACCGACCCGGAGGGAGTAGGGTGGAGGGAGCCGAGAAAGGCGGTATGAAGAGAGGTGCAGGTGAGAGGGAGGAGGACAGAACCAGAAGTAGAGGACAATTCTCAACACATGTTCCTCTGAATGGGAGTCGGGATAAGGTGATGGAGGTGAGGGAGTCAGGGGAGAGGGAGGAGAAGTCGCAGAGGGTTGAGAGCAGTGCTCGACCTCCGCCGCGAGGTAGAGAAGAAGGATCCTCGTCCGGGAGTGAGCTGAGATCTCGCCCATGTTCTAGGCGGGGTCGATGCCCTCCGTGGATACATCAGAGGATCGAGGAGCCGAGGAGAGAAGGACGAGGTCAGGATGTCCCTCGGGAGCCCGCTGAACCGAGGAGGGGAACGAATGAGGATAACCACCCtacgagaggaatgattcatatgatctcggggGGTGCTATTGATGGGGATTCCGGGCGAGCGCGGAAGGCGCATGGGAGAAGGTtggagaattttgaaatatctaggAGTGCGGACTCACCCCAGGATCCTGTCATTAGTTTTGGACCGGACGACCTCCGAGGCATTGTGGCTCCTCATAACGATGCCTTGATGGTGACGGCCACCGTTGTCAATTACGATGTGGCACGAatctttattgataatggaagctctGTTAATATCCTGTTCAAGAGCACTCTGGATCAGATGAAGGTGGAGGGATTTGAGTTTGAACCGATCTCTACTCCCCTATATGGATTTGCAGGACATGTCATCCCGCCGCTCGGTCAGATTGTCCTTCCTCTTTCTTTGGGACATGAGCCTCGACGGGTAACGAAGATGACAACATTTACCGTGGTGGACACTCCATCCGCTTACAATGGAATTCTGGGACGGCCGGCCCTAAAGTATTTTAGAGTTGTAGCCTCCACATATcatcagaagcttaagtttCATGTGGGAAAAGGAGTTGGAGTCTTGTGCGGGGACCAAAAAGTCGGGCGTCGGTGTTATGAAGGGGTAGTGAGGGAGGAAGGAAAAAGAGCGCGTGTGGAGGTTAACATGATTATGAAACGAAAAAGTGAGTGA